Proteins from a single region of Salvelinus fontinalis isolate EN_2023a chromosome 15, ASM2944872v1, whole genome shotgun sequence:
- the si:ch211-10a23.2 gene encoding galectin-related protein A-like: MAEKDNKKENEEYVGTIKGGLRPTMRLVVVGIVNKKPQSMVVSLSRDPVEDDFEGDVGLQVKVNFLAKAVQRNARLAGNWGTSENTLSYFPFAAGEPFKMEIVCEHQQFRILVDGQPLCGFTHRLTPLASLTALRVFGDLRLTKVA, encoded by the exons ATGGCAGAAAAGGACAACAAGAAAGAAAAT GAGGAATATGTCGGGACAATAAAAGGTGGACTACGGCCCACGATGAGACTGGTTGTCGTGGGTATTGTTAACAAGAAGCCACAGAG TATGGTGGTGTCCCTGTCCAGGGATCCAGTGGAAGACGACTTTGAGGGGGACGTGGGTTTGCAGGTAAAGGTCAACTTCCTGGCTAAGGCTGTGCAGAGGAACGCCCGTCTGGCTGGGAACTGGGGGACGTCAGAGAACACCCTGTCATACTTCCCCTTTGCTGCTGGGGAGCCCTTCAAG atggaGATAGTTTGTGAACACCAGCAGTTCCGTATCCTGGTGGATGGCCAGCCTCTGTGTGGCTTCACTCATCGTCTGACTCCGCTGGCCTCTCTCACCGCCCTGCGAGTCTTTGGAGACCTACGGCTCACCAAGGTAGCATAA